The Peribacillus simplex genome contains a region encoding:
- a CDS encoding PepSY domain-containing protein — MKSGKMLITAGSTLVFGLLLFVGFQWWAPSLSAESLTEEEVNHTAKDKYPGTIIKTTKSEGGEYRIEMQLETGVYQIRMDAKSGEVRSLKKESIVHAAEETTENIPQKQLTQKEIKARITSQGDLEQIDFVQEKENSFYKAVVNKNNEKITLILDPYSGAIIDSTMVADSIITEKEAIEIAEKHVKGTGDDTEFYQPPDQTPYYLIEVELEDDRDAVVQVDGFTKEVKTITWEDDEENDNDGPDN; from the coding sequence ATGAAGAGTGGAAAAATGCTGATAACAGCTGGATCAACCCTCGTTTTTGGCCTGCTATTATTCGTCGGATTTCAATGGTGGGCTCCATCATTATCCGCTGAAAGCTTGACGGAAGAAGAAGTGAACCATACAGCAAAGGATAAATATCCTGGAACCATCATAAAGACAACGAAAAGTGAAGGTGGAGAATATCGGATTGAAATGCAGCTTGAAACCGGGGTGTATCAAATTAGGATGGATGCGAAAAGCGGTGAAGTTCGTTCTCTAAAAAAAGAATCCATAGTTCATGCAGCTGAAGAAACGACGGAAAACATACCCCAAAAGCAACTGACCCAAAAAGAAATAAAGGCACGGATTACCTCACAAGGTGATCTGGAACAAATTGATTTTGTGCAGGAGAAAGAAAATTCCTTTTATAAAGCTGTGGTAAATAAGAATAACGAAAAAATCACATTGATACTCGACCCATATTCTGGAGCCATTATTGACTCGACAATGGTGGCAGATAGTATCATTACAGAAAAGGAAGCAATTGAAATTGCGGAAAAACATGTAAAAGGAACAGGTGACGATACAGAATTTTATCAGCCCCCAGATCAGACACCTTATTATTTGATCGAAGTTGAATTAGAGGATGATCGAGACGCGGTCGTCCAAGTTGACGGCTTTACAAAAGAAGTAAAAACAATAACATGGGAAGATGATGAAGAGAATGATAATGATGGCCCTGATAACTAA
- the ppsA gene encoding phosphoenolpyruvate synthase — protein MKPYVLEFREIDKTQLLLAGGKGANLGELSKIQGIQVPEGFCVTTEGYQKALEQNEAFYALVDQLTLLKVEDRDQIGEISRKIRKIIMEVEIPSDVVKAVAHYLSRFGDEHAYAVRSSATAEDLPHASFAGQQDTYLNIIGVDAIMQHISKCWASLFTDRAVIYRMQNGFDHSQVYLSVIVQRMVFPKASGILFTADPITSNRKLLSIDASFGLGEALVSGLVSADCYKVQEDEIVDKMIATKKLAIHGLKEGGTETRQIDPDRQKNQTLTEQQILQLARTGRQIEAYFGCPQDIEWCLVDDTFYIVQSRPITTLYPIPEADDQENHVYVSVGHQQMMTDPMKPLGMSLFQLTSFGPRFKAGGRLFVDVTHNLASPDSRKMLLDAMGQHDPIMKDALITIIERGDFIKSLPNDKEGQSSRKSNKSVSPADSRAQIEHDPTIVSDLIKSSQTSIEELKQNIQTKSGSDLFDFILEDIQLLKKILFDPQSSAVFMAAMDASSWINEKMNKWLGEKNAADTLSQSVPNNITSEMGLALLDIADVIRPYPEVIDYLQHVKDDNFLDELVKFDGGQETKDAIDDYLRKYGMRCTGEIDITKTRWSEKPTALIPMILSNIKNFEPDASNRKFEQGRQEALKKEQELLARLKQLPDGEQKAKETKRMISLIRNFIGYREYPKYGMVNRYFVYKQALLKEAEQLLQARVIREKEDIYYLTFEEFYEVVRTNKLDYQIISKRKEEYKLYEKLTPPRVITSDGEIIAGEYKRENLPAEAIAGLPVSSGVIEGRARVILNMDDANLEEGDILVTPFTDPSWTPLFVSIKGLVTEVGGLMTHGAVIAREYGLPAVVGVENATKIIRDGQRIRVHGTEGYIEII, from the coding sequence ATGAAACCATATGTACTGGAGTTTCGGGAAATCGATAAAACGCAACTTTTGCTCGCCGGAGGAAAAGGGGCGAATTTAGGGGAACTATCGAAGATTCAGGGAATACAAGTGCCCGAAGGATTTTGTGTTACGACAGAAGGCTATCAAAAAGCCCTCGAACAAAACGAAGCTTTCTACGCATTGGTGGATCAACTAACACTGCTGAAAGTGGAGGATCGAGATCAAATTGGTGAAATCAGCAGGAAGATTCGGAAAATCATTATGGAAGTAGAAATTCCTTCCGATGTAGTGAAGGCTGTTGCCCACTATCTCTCCCGGTTTGGTGATGAACATGCTTATGCAGTGCGTTCTAGTGCGACAGCTGAAGATTTGCCACATGCCTCTTTTGCTGGTCAACAAGACACCTATTTAAATATCATCGGCGTCGATGCCATCATGCAGCATATCAGCAAATGTTGGGCTTCCCTGTTTACGGATCGCGCGGTAATCTACCGTATGCAAAATGGTTTTGACCACAGTCAAGTTTATTTATCCGTTATCGTTCAAAGGATGGTTTTCCCTAAGGCTTCAGGGATTTTATTTACTGCTGATCCGATTACTTCTAACCGAAAGCTGCTATCGATCGATGCCAGTTTTGGACTTGGAGAAGCACTGGTCTCTGGCTTGGTATCTGCCGATTGTTATAAAGTACAGGAAGATGAGATCGTCGATAAGATGATAGCAACCAAAAAATTGGCTATCCATGGACTAAAAGAGGGCGGAACGGAGACCCGGCAGATCGATCCCGATCGGCAAAAGAATCAAACACTTACTGAACAACAAATTTTACAACTGGCACGCACAGGAAGGCAGATCGAAGCTTATTTTGGCTGCCCGCAAGATATCGAATGGTGTTTGGTTGATGATACATTTTATATTGTCCAGAGTCGGCCAATCACTACTTTATACCCGATCCCTGAAGCGGATGATCAAGAAAATCACGTGTACGTATCTGTCGGACATCAACAAATGATGACCGATCCCATGAAACCACTTGGAATGTCTTTATTCCAGTTAACATCTTTTGGACCCAGATTTAAAGCTGGCGGAAGGTTATTTGTTGATGTCACGCATAATCTGGCTTCGCCTGACAGCAGAAAAATGTTATTAGATGCCATGGGACAACACGATCCAATCATGAAAGACGCACTCATTACCATAATAGAGCGAGGAGATTTCATAAAATCTTTACCAAATGATAAGGAAGGACAGAGTTCCCGTAAAAGCAATAAAAGTGTGTCGCCTGCGGATTCTAGGGCACAAATCGAACACGACCCGACGATCGTTTCTGATTTGATTAAGAGCAGTCAAACATCGATAGAAGAGTTAAAACAAAACATCCAAACGAAATCAGGATCGGATTTATTTGATTTTATACTGGAAGATATCCAGCTATTAAAGAAGATTCTATTTGACCCACAAAGTTCAGCTGTGTTTATGGCTGCTATGGATGCCTCATCATGGATCAATGAAAAAATGAACAAGTGGTTAGGTGAAAAAAACGCAGCGGATACACTTTCTCAATCTGTACCAAACAATATTACTTCGGAAATGGGTCTGGCGCTATTGGATATCGCAGATGTGATTCGTCCTTATCCAGAAGTAATTGATTATTTACAACATGTAAAAGATGATAACTTTTTGGATGAACTGGTTAAGTTTGATGGTGGACAGGAAACCAAAGACGCTATCGATGATTATCTCCGAAAATACGGAATGCGATGTACCGGAGAAATCGATATTACTAAAACTCGTTGGAGCGAAAAACCAACTGCGCTCATCCCCATGATTCTCAGTAATATCAAAAACTTTGAGCCTGATGCCAGCAATCGGAAATTTGAGCAAGGGCGACAGGAAGCTTTGAAAAAAGAACAAGAGTTATTAGCTCGATTGAAGCAATTACCGGATGGTGAACAAAAAGCCAAAGAAACAAAACGAATGATCAGCCTAATCCGGAATTTCATCGGTTATCGGGAATATCCAAAATACGGCATGGTTAATCGCTACTTCGTTTATAAGCAGGCTTTACTGAAAGAAGCCGAACAACTCTTACAAGCCAGAGTCATTCGTGAAAAAGAAGATATATACTACCTCACTTTTGAAGAATTTTACGAAGTCGTACGCACAAATAAACTCGATTACCAAATCATCAGCAAACGTAAAGAAGAGTACAAATTATATGAAAAACTAACTCCGCCACGTGTTATCACCTCTGATGGTGAAATCATTGCAGGGGAGTACAAACGAGAAAATCTCCCAGCCGAAGCTATTGCAGGTCTGCCTGTTTCTTCCGGAGTTATTGAGGGAAGGGCACGTGTCATCTTAAACATGGATGATGCGAATTTAGAAGAGGGAGATATATTGGTCACCCCCTTTACCGACCCTAGCTGGACACCATTGTTTGTATCCATAAAAGGTCTAGTTACCGAGGTTGGCGGACTGATGACCCATGGAGCGGTTATCGCGCGTGAGTATGGCTTACCGGCGGTTGTCGGGGTGGAAAATGCCACCAAGATCATAAGAGACGGTCAACGAATTCGCGTGCATGGAACAGAAGGGTATATCGAAATAATATAA
- a CDS encoding alpha/beta hydrolase, with product MEVNQRKINSNEKEITYTHIENGSPAVCFMFSGAGYTYEKPLFYYSTMIMLQNQYDVVHIHYAYDQDIFKHPLVDITKVIVNDVNPVITEVLQNHEYQRTVFLGKSLGTIPIINGIMKSERFMKAKMILLTPLLKFDSIFAGLLSSNHSAHIVIGDKDHHYIPDKIQAIENKTNISIDKIPHANHSLDIEPLNASRSITMLESVMNGMEEFLKG from the coding sequence ATGGAGGTTAACCAAAGAAAAATAAATAGTAATGAAAAAGAAATTACATACACACATATTGAAAACGGAAGTCCTGCCGTTTGTTTTATGTTTTCAGGTGCGGGGTACACGTATGAGAAGCCGTTATTCTATTATTCGACGATGATCATGCTTCAAAATCAGTATGATGTCGTGCATATTCATTACGCTTACGACCAGGATATATTCAAGCATCCGTTGGTAGATATCACAAAAGTGATCGTTAATGATGTGAATCCCGTCATTACGGAAGTACTTCAAAACCATGAATATCAAAGAACAGTGTTTTTAGGTAAATCACTTGGCACCATCCCCATCATCAATGGAATTATGAAAAGTGAGCGGTTTATGAAAGCCAAAATGATTTTGCTTACGCCTCTATTGAAGTTCGATTCGATTTTTGCTGGGCTATTGAGCAGCAATCATTCAGCACATATAGTAATCGGAGATAAAGACCATCATTATATTCCAGATAAAATTCAAGCGATTGAAAATAAAACGAACATAAGCATCGATAAAATCCCACATGCAAATCATTCATTGGATATTGAACCTTTGAATGCTTCAAGGTCGATTACCATGCTGGAAAGTGTAATGAATGGTATGGAAGAGTTTTTAAAGGGATAG
- the blaOXA gene encoding class D beta-lactamase: MKIKALCFILVLLVTGSMGTIHASANDQKVKELDIGESFDGAEGTMVLQNLKNDKVYIYNKQRSKVRYTPESTFKVANALIGLQTKAVSDEYEVKRWDGVIREFEDWNRDHTLASAMRHSVIWYYQAMARDIGAGNMQRYVNLIDYGNRDISGGIDQFWLDSSIKISALEQVQFIENLVEEKLPIDKQHMRTVKRIMINEEADSYVLHGKTGTRLSDMGLGWYVGYIETDKGKWAFATNMDGSGSKAKTITLDALKELDIIKE; this comes from the coding sequence ATGAAAATCAAAGCGTTATGTTTCATTCTTGTCCTGCTAGTCACTGGTTCCATGGGTACGATTCACGCAAGTGCAAACGATCAAAAGGTGAAAGAACTGGATATCGGGGAGTCTTTCGATGGTGCGGAAGGCACGATGGTTCTCCAAAACTTAAAAAATGATAAAGTATATATCTATAACAAACAGAGAAGTAAAGTACGCTACACTCCGGAATCGACATTCAAAGTCGCGAATGCATTAATCGGCTTACAGACAAAAGCGGTGAGCGATGAATATGAAGTGAAACGCTGGGATGGCGTAATCAGGGAATTTGAAGATTGGAACAGAGATCATACGCTTGCTTCAGCCATGAGGCATTCCGTGATCTGGTATTATCAAGCAATGGCCCGCGATATCGGGGCGGGAAACATGCAGCGATATGTGAACCTGATTGATTACGGCAATCGTGATATCTCCGGCGGGATCGATCAGTTCTGGCTCGACAGCAGCATAAAGATTTCTGCCCTGGAACAAGTCCAATTCATCGAAAACCTTGTAGAGGAAAAACTGCCTATCGATAAGCAGCATATGAGAACCGTAAAGAGAATCATGATCAATGAAGAAGCAGACTCATATGTCCTCCATGGAAAAACCGGTACACGCCTTTCCGATATGGGATTGGGCTGGTATGTGGGGTACATCGAAACGGACAAAGGCAAATGGGCCTTCGCAACGAACATGGACGGCAGCGGAAGCAAAGCCAAAACGATTACGCTTGATGCCCTGAAAGAGTTGGATATCATAAAAGAATAA
- a CDS encoding response regulator transcription factor — protein MSEESILIVEDEEKILRLLELELEIEGYQIGKAMDGNQALEAYRSAKWDLILLDVMLPGISGIELLRKIRMKNSSTPVILLTAKGSVEDKVSGLDLGANDYITKPFQIEELLARIRAVLRMRTAVPSMEDEDDGWLNTADLKVNVKTREVIRGESEIDLTPKEYDLLLYLLKNKRQVLNRDQILEAVWGYDFYGETNVVDVYIRYVRKKLEYGFDTPLIHTVRGVGYVMKDAK, from the coding sequence ATGAGTGAAGAATCGATACTAATCGTGGAAGACGAAGAAAAAATCTTGAGACTGCTAGAATTGGAGCTTGAAATCGAAGGCTACCAAATTGGAAAGGCAATGGACGGGAATCAAGCCCTTGAAGCGTATCGATCAGCAAAATGGGACTTGATCTTATTGGATGTGATGCTTCCAGGTATAAGCGGGATCGAGCTGCTTCGGAAAATTCGTATGAAAAACAGTTCCACCCCAGTCATCCTGTTAACTGCAAAAGGCTCTGTTGAGGATAAAGTTTCCGGTCTTGATCTCGGCGCGAATGACTATATCACTAAACCTTTCCAAATTGAGGAATTGCTTGCCCGAATTCGTGCAGTTTTAAGAATGCGGACTGCTGTACCTTCAATGGAAGATGAAGACGATGGATGGCTCAATACCGCTGATTTAAAGGTGAATGTCAAAACACGCGAAGTCATTCGAGGTGAAAGTGAAATTGACCTAACACCAAAAGAGTATGATTTACTTCTTTATTTACTGAAGAATAAGCGTCAAGTGCTAAACAGGGATCAAATTCTGGAAGCGGTTTGGGGGTATGATTTCTATGGAGAAACAAACGTTGTGGATGTGTATATCCGATATGTTCGCAAAAAGCTCGAATATGGCTTCGATACGCCGCTTATTCATACTGTAAGAGGCGTTGGCTACGTCATGAAGGATGCAAAATGA
- a CDS encoding SulP family inorganic anion transporter codes for MMGPSRLEGYNLGSFQKDLVAGVVVGIVAIPLAMAFAIASGVRPEYGLYTSIIAGIMVSLFGGSKYQIAGPTGAFVPVLFGVVMQYGYEKLLIAGFMAGIMIFLMGVFKLGRFIKFIPRPVTIGFTAGIAVIIFSGQIANFFGLSNLKKEEAFLLNMKEILLNFNTVNVYSVLVAIISLTLVILTPKYVPKIPGALLGLIVSTLVASLFFPGQVATIGSAYGAIPNALPHFQFPQITGGLVIELLPAALVIAMLGGIESLLSAVVADGMTNSKHNSNKELMGQGLTNMITPLFGGIPATGAIARTATNIKNGAVSPISGVIHGLVVLLVLISLAPYASAIPLASMAPILMFVAWNMSERKEFSHILKAKTMDSIVLIVTFVLTVLIDLTTGVGIGLLLAILSFVKLMSGTLKLSKVLPDPADKLVKPEMVQQGSSCPQINIYTIEGPLFFGSIERLQEEIDEIMRSKPKVLLLRMSNVPFIDTSGEALLTEIVKQFKFQNLQVLISGIQQEPKEMLEKTGFINLVGKEQFFSSTGDAINKALSKLDENRCKGCKQFSFAECTALSQQVQKPALLKQKRKREIGLT; via the coding sequence ATGATGGGACCTAGCAGGCTTGAAGGATATAATCTAGGCAGTTTTCAGAAAGACCTGGTTGCCGGGGTGGTAGTTGGGATTGTAGCGATTCCTTTAGCGATGGCTTTTGCCATTGCTTCTGGAGTAAGACCGGAATACGGACTGTACACATCCATTATTGCAGGAATCATGGTCTCCCTTTTTGGAGGATCCAAATATCAAATTGCAGGCCCGACCGGAGCCTTTGTCCCGGTCTTGTTCGGGGTGGTCATGCAGTACGGATATGAAAAACTGTTAATCGCCGGTTTCATGGCAGGCATCATGATTTTTCTTATGGGCGTCTTCAAACTGGGAAGATTCATCAAGTTTATTCCCCGTCCAGTTACCATCGGCTTTACTGCTGGAATTGCCGTGATTATCTTCTCTGGGCAGATTGCCAATTTCTTTGGACTCAGTAACTTAAAAAAAGAAGAAGCCTTTCTTTTAAATATGAAAGAAATCTTGTTGAACTTCAATACAGTGAATGTCTATAGTGTACTGGTAGCCATCATAAGTTTAACTCTCGTCATACTGACTCCAAAATATGTACCGAAAATTCCTGGAGCATTGCTGGGATTGATCGTATCGACTCTAGTAGCCAGCTTATTCTTTCCAGGTCAGGTAGCGACAATCGGATCGGCCTATGGCGCCATTCCTAATGCATTGCCCCATTTTCAGTTTCCCCAAATCACTGGCGGACTAGTGATCGAACTCCTTCCGGCTGCCTTGGTCATTGCCATGCTTGGAGGAATTGAATCACTATTATCAGCTGTAGTGGCAGACGGCATGACCAACAGTAAACATAACAGCAATAAGGAGCTGATGGGGCAAGGATTGACCAATATGATCACGCCTTTATTTGGAGGCATTCCAGCTACAGGTGCCATCGCGCGTACCGCAACGAATATTAAAAACGGTGCAGTTTCCCCTATATCGGGTGTGATTCATGGGCTGGTGGTATTGCTCGTGTTGATCAGCCTGGCTCCTTATGCATCGGCCATTCCATTGGCCAGCATGGCCCCCATTCTTATGTTTGTCGCATGGAACATGAGCGAACGGAAGGAATTTTCGCATATCTTAAAAGCAAAAACCATGGACTCGATCGTATTGATCGTCACCTTCGTGTTAACCGTATTGATTGACCTGACAACAGGTGTCGGCATCGGATTGCTATTAGCCATCCTATCTTTCGTTAAACTGATGAGCGGTACATTGAAATTATCGAAGGTATTACCAGATCCAGCTGATAAACTAGTTAAACCAGAAATGGTGCAACAAGGTTCAAGCTGCCCGCAGATTAACATATATACGATAGAGGGGCCATTATTCTTTGGCTCAATCGAAAGGCTGCAAGAAGAAATCGACGAAATAATGCGTTCAAAACCTAAAGTCCTCCTATTAAGAATGAGCAATGTGCCATTTATCGATACATCGGGAGAAGCGCTTCTCACCGAAATCGTGAAGCAATTCAAGTTTCAAAATCTACAAGTGTTGATTTCCGGGATTCAACAGGAACCAAAAGAAATGCTGGAAAAAACCGGATTCATTAATCTGGTAGGTAAGGAACAATTCTTTTCCAGTACGGGTGATGCCATTAATAAAGCTTTATCCAAACTGGATGAGAACCGTTGTAAAGGATGTAAACAGTTTTCTTTTGCTGAATGTACCGCACTCTCCCAGCAAGTCCAAAAGCCTGCATTATTAAAACAAAAAAGAAAACGGGAGATAGGTTTAACATGA
- a CDS encoding SRPBCC family protein, which translates to MFTKTEITLSFNATRELVFKALTESEHLKNWWGPKGWAFDISKFELREDGVLHYSQTSPDGNVMWVKFVYQEVKAPEKLVYTSFFSDEKGNIVRAPFNDNWPLEILNTFTFTEHEGKTVLTMIGTPVSPTEEEMKTYEESQEMVQAGFSGTFVQLAGYLANISEK; encoded by the coding sequence ATGTTTACAAAAACTGAAATTACCCTTAGTTTCAACGCTACTCGTGAGCTTGTATTTAAGGCATTGACCGAATCAGAACATCTGAAGAACTGGTGGGGCCCAAAAGGATGGGCTTTTGATATTTCCAAGTTTGAGCTTCGCGAGGATGGTGTCTTACATTACAGCCAGACATCTCCTGACGGTAATGTAATGTGGGTCAAATTTGTTTATCAAGAAGTAAAAGCTCCAGAGAAACTTGTTTACACCTCATTCTTTTCTGATGAAAAGGGTAACATCGTACGTGCTCCTTTTAACGACAACTGGCCATTGGAAATTCTCAATACTTTTACATTCACCGAGCATGAAGGTAAAACAGTACTTACAATGATTGGGACACCTGTATCTCCAACTGAGGAGGAAATGAAAACTTACGAGGAATCGCAGGAAATGGTACAGGCGGGCTTTTCTGGAACCTTCGTTCAACTCGCTGGTTATCTCGCGAATATTTCAGAAAAGTGA
- a CDS encoding VOC family protein, translating into MIKPYLMFNRECEEAFKLYMEAFGGELIAMQKYGELPSSPDFPVEESDKELVLYSQLRITEDGYIMGSDSKRELNDSDKVVVSVELNSEEKARKAWSLLKEAGSIHMDLHETFFAKLHGSLKDKFGISWMFTVN; encoded by the coding sequence ATGATTAAACCGTATTTAATGTTTAATAGAGAATGTGAAGAGGCTTTCAAACTTTATATGGAGGCATTTGGCGGGGAACTTATTGCGATGCAAAAATATGGTGAGCTCCCATCAAGTCCAGACTTTCCTGTTGAAGAGAGTGATAAGGAACTTGTTCTATACTCACAATTAAGAATCACAGAAGATGGATATATTATGGGTTCTGATTCAAAACGCGAATTGAATGATAGTGACAAAGTGGTTGTAAGCGTGGAGCTTAACTCGGAGGAAAAAGCCAGAAAGGCATGGAGCTTATTAAAAGAGGCTGGATCTATACATATGGATCTTCATGAAACATTCTTTGCGAAACTTCACGGTTCTTTGAAGGATAAATTTGGTATTTCGTGGATGTTTACTGTCAATTAA
- a CDS encoding sensor histidine kinase, with translation MRLRKKINLYTAVLFIFLLLLMNVSIYFVFSNLMMVNELNRAKAETKKIAFDVSKNVNDISPNDLLRAYLPIDGMIGIVKEGQRNGTVVTSDSEKQLSNRDSGFYPGEKSAIITYHKKKYVFVSNPIVWGDGSVVNLQITKSITATEEMLAVLRIVLIAVTVIAMIPVLISSTILSNFIARPIRSMIDTMKEIQTSGQFKRLSLEEKSKDELVEMGNTFNHMIDLLQANFEKQEQFVSNASHELKTPLTVIESYASLLKRKGLERPDLFDESIEAIHSEAIRMREMTEEMLLLAKHQEKWNIEKETIILNDIMAELAKVYKNAYNRTVEIYSGDAIEAVTDIQKLKQLLFIFLDNARKYSDEHISVYIGQTSDEAYIRIEDRGDGIPKAELPKVFDRFYRVDKARSRKKGGSGLGLTMAKEIADAIDVRIEMDSLEGRGTIVTLLF, from the coding sequence ATGAGGCTTCGGAAGAAAATAAATTTATATACAGCGGTGTTATTCATTTTCCTGCTCCTTTTAATGAATGTTTCCATTTATTTTGTATTCAGTAATTTGATGATGGTGAATGAACTTAATCGTGCGAAAGCGGAGACAAAGAAAATTGCCTTTGATGTTAGTAAAAATGTTAATGATATTTCACCAAATGATTTACTTCGGGCCTATCTGCCTATAGATGGCATGATCGGTATTGTAAAAGAAGGTCAACGAAATGGAACAGTCGTTACATCCGATTCTGAAAAACAATTAAGCAATCGAGATAGTGGCTTTTATCCGGGTGAGAAGAGCGCGATCATCACTTATCATAAGAAAAAGTATGTATTCGTTTCAAACCCGATCGTTTGGGGGGATGGAAGTGTAGTTAATCTGCAAATCACCAAAAGCATTACAGCAACCGAAGAAATGCTCGCTGTTCTGCGCATCGTATTAATCGCTGTGACGGTCATTGCCATGATACCTGTTCTGATATCAAGCACCATTCTTAGTAACTTCATCGCCCGTCCGATTCGATCGATGATTGATACGATGAAGGAGATTCAAACAAGCGGCCAATTTAAACGACTTAGCCTAGAGGAAAAATCAAAGGATGAACTTGTGGAAATGGGAAATACCTTTAATCACATGATTGATTTGCTGCAAGCCAACTTCGAAAAACAGGAGCAATTCGTATCGAATGCTTCACATGAATTAAAAACACCGCTAACTGTCATCGAAAGCTATGCAAGTCTTTTGAAGAGAAAAGGGTTGGAGCGCCCGGATTTGTTTGATGAATCAATAGAGGCCATTCATTCTGAAGCCATAAGAATGAGGGAGATGACAGAGGAAATGCTCCTGCTTGCAAAGCATCAGGAAAAATGGAATATAGAGAAGGAAACCATCATTCTGAACGACATCATGGCAGAGTTAGCGAAAGTGTATAAAAATGCGTACAACCGAACAGTGGAGATTTATAGTGGCGATGCAATTGAAGCAGTAACGGACATTCAAAAGTTAAAACAGCTTTTGTTCATTTTTTTAGACAATGCAAGAAAGTATAGTGACGAGCATATCTCAGTCTACATAGGACAAACAAGTGATGAAGCATATATCCGCATCGAAGACAGAGGGGATGGAATTCCAAAGGCTGAATTGCCAAAAGTGTTCGATCGCTTTTATCGTGTAGATAAAGCAAGAAGCCGAAAGAAAGGCGGATCAGGATTGGGGCTTACCATGGCAAAGGAAATTGCTGATGCAATTGATGTGCGGATTGAAATGGATAGTCTCGAAGGCAGGGGAACGATCGTCACCCTTTTATTTTAA
- a CDS encoding DUF4183 domain-containing protein, with product MTKKLISYHNMYQQQKKTGLKNKNICLSPSPPRGCPNIYPVRETPDPANILKVKTFQYTAISDGIKRIYTDQDGVLKYGSSGILDPNSVSYINLFINGILQPNINYTVKQGKLTFSNELPLSGAPIILQFVIIYG from the coding sequence ATGACCAAGAAATTAATCAGTTATCACAACATGTACCAGCAACAAAAGAAAACAGGATTGAAGAATAAAAATATTTGTTTATCACCAAGTCCGCCAAGAGGTTGTCCAAATATTTATCCAGTGAGGGAAACCCCAGATCCGGCCAACATTTTAAAGGTAAAAACTTTTCAATATACTGCAATCTCTGACGGTATAAAAAGGATTTATACCGATCAAGATGGAGTATTAAAATACGGAAGCTCCGGGATTCTTGATCCAAACAGCGTATCTTATATAAACTTATTTATAAATGGAATTTTACAGCCAAATATAAATTACACCGTGAAACAAGGAAAACTTACATTCTCTAACGAGTTACCCCTATCCGGAGCCCCTATTATTCTTCAATTTGTAATAATTTATGGATAA
- a CDS encoding beta-class carbonic anhydrase: MSVISSILDYNKVFVDQNKYKEFQTTKYPDKKIVIITCMDTRLLELLPKAMGLKNGDAKIIKNAGAIVSHPFGSIMRSILVAIYELKVEEVCVIGHHGCGMVGLQSSSLLDAAKQKKVSQEQIDVLTNSGIELSKWLSGFQCVEESVTNSVRLIENHPLLPESIAVHGMVIHPETGKLDRIIDGYSKDEIHIQKKER, encoded by the coding sequence ATGTCAGTTATTTCTAGCATTCTGGATTACAACAAGGTGTTTGTCGATCAAAACAAGTATAAAGAGTTTCAAACGACAAAGTATCCAGATAAAAAGATCGTCATCATAACGTGCATGGATACCCGTCTGCTGGAATTGCTTCCAAAGGCGATGGGTTTAAAGAATGGGGATGCGAAAATCATTAAAAACGCTGGAGCCATTGTTTCCCATCCTTTTGGCAGCATCATGCGCAGTATCCTTGTCGCTATTTATGAGCTAAAAGTGGAGGAAGTGTGTGTGATCGGACATCATGGATGCGGTATGGTGGGGCTTCAATCCTCTTCACTGCTTGATGCCGCAAAGCAGAAGAAAGTCAGTCAGGAGCAAATTGATGTCCTTACAAACTCTGGTATTGAATTATCAAAGTGGCTGTCAGGTTTTCAATGCGTTGAGGAGAGTGTAACGAATAGTGTCCGTTTGATCGAAAACCATCCATTATTACCGGAATCCATTGCCGTTCACGGTATGGTCATCCATCCCGAAACGGGTAAATTGGATCGGATCATAGATGGATATAGCAAGGACGAAATACATATTCAAAAGAAGGAGCGATAG